A stretch of DNA from Halorubrum sp. BOL3-1:
CGAGGGAGAGTCCCTCTACAACCGGATCCTGATCAAGGAGTACGCGAAGGGGAAACTCCCCGAGGCGCCGATATCGATCCACCAGGAGGACTGGTACGACGAGCACGACGTGGACCTCCGGCTCAACACCGTTGTCGTCGACATCGACATCGAGAACGACGCGGTCCACACCCACGAGGGCGAGAGCTTCGAGTACGACTCCCTGCTGCTCGCCATCGGCGGGACGCCACAGCAGCTCCCCGTGGAGAACGCCGACGCCGACGGGATCCACCACTTCTGGACGTTCCAGGACGCCCGCCGGATCAAAGAGAGCGTCGAGGACGCCGAGAAGGCCGTCATCGTCGGCGCCGGCCTGCTCGGTATCGACTTCGCGGCCATCTGCGGCGCGCAGGACGTCGAGGCGAAGTACCTCATGCGCGGCGACAGCTGGTGGCGGTACGCGCTCTCCGAAGAGGGCGCGGAGATCATGCACGAGGCGATGCGCGAGCGCGGCGTCGAGCCGGTGTTCGGCTCCGGCGTCGACCACTTCGAGGTCGACGATGACGACCACGTCACGGCCGCTGTCGACCCGAACGGAGAGCGCTTCGAGTGCGACTTCGCGGGCGTCGCCATCGGGCTGAACTTCAACACCGAACTCGTCGAGGACACGCCGCTGGCGGTCGATGACGGAATCGTCGTCGACGAGTTCATGCGCACCAACGTCGACAACGTGTACGCCGCGGGCGACATCACCACGTTCAACGACCTGATCCTCGGCGAGCGGGCGAAGAACGGCTCGTGGGGGTCCGCCAAAGAACAGGGAACGATCGCCGCCGGGAACATGGTCGAGTACGGCAGCGAGGAGTTCGAGTGGGTCTCCTCGTACTCGATCACCCACTTCGACTTCCCGTTCCTCTCCTTCGGCCACCCGACCCTCGGGGACGACTCGGTGGAGGCGACCACGGCCGACGGCGAGTGGCGTCGCGTCGCGCTGAAAGACGGCAAGGTGGTCGGCGGCGTACTCATCGGTGACCTCTCGCCGCAGTCGGCGTTCAAACAGCTGATGCGCGAGGGCCGCGACGTCAGCGACCAGAGGGACCGCCTCATGGAGCCCGGCTTCTCGGTCGATGACTTGGCGGCCGCGACCGAACAGTAGCGGAGAGCGAGGGGCGGAGAACGCTCGTCGACGGACGGTCGCCCGCGGGATTTTTCGAGCGACTCACCGAGCGACGCTCACGTATCGCTGCCGCGAAACGTTTATCATTAATCGTGTTGTATGGTATCACATGTCACTCAGAGACACCGGGCGACGGGTACGCCTCCGCCGCACCGGCTGCGTCCCGACCGACGCGCGGGTCCGTCACTACGACGAACTCGACGACGACGAACAGCGAGTCGTGCGGGAGCTGGCGGGCGAGCCGTGGACGGCGCCGGAGACCGGCGACCTCGACGACGGTGACGTGGTGAAGTTCACCGACTACTACCTGGTCCGGTCGCGGTGAGGGCACCCGGGTTCGGGTTCCGGTGAGCGGTCGGAGGAGGGTCTGCCCGGAAGCGAAGTTGTTTTCGCCGGTGGGGCGCAAGTGTGAGGCATGGACAGCGGCGGATCCACCGACATGACGCTGGCGTTCGAGTTGGAGGCGCTGAAAGCGCTCGCGGACCCCAACGCGGTGTTCAACAACGCCCGACAGTGGACCGAGTACGTCGGCGTCGTCAGCGAGAAGCCGACATACGTCGTCACGAACTTCACGCGGAAACACCGCGTGCGACAGGACTTCTTTTCCGGTCCGCGCGGCGTCGAGGAGAGCTTGGAGAACATCAGCCAGCAGTTCGATACGGATCGACACGTCTTCGTCGGGGTCGACGACGAGGACGAGACCGTCGCCGAGGCGACCAGCTGGGAGTTCCTCCAAGTCGGAAACGCGGCCGAGGCCGCCGGATGGACGCTCGCGACCGGCGAGAGCGCGGACGAGGCGCCCGAAGAGCAGGCCCGCGACGACTGGCCCTGAGCCGACCGCGACCGGGGGTCGGCTCGGCTTCCGACGCGAGGTGTTTTGCCCGCGGCGACGAATCGCGTGACATGACGAGTCACGACGACGGCCACGGGGACGACAAAGGACATGACCACCACGGTCGCGACCACGGGGACGACGAAGGACATGACCACCACGGGGACGACGACGGCCACGACCACCACGGTCACGACCATGGGGACGACGACGGCCACGACCACCACGGTCACGACCATGGGGACGACGACGGCCACGACCACCACGGTCACGACGTCGACTCGGTCGCGGTCGCGGTCGTTACGGTCTCCTCGTCGCGCTCCGCGGACGAGGACCCCGCGGGCGACTACGTCGCGGCCGCCTTCGAGACGGCGGGTCACGAGGTTGCCGTCCGCGAGCTGATCGGAGACGACTACGACAGCGTTCAGGGGACCGTCGACAGACTGGCTCGCCGGGAGGACACGGACGCGGTTGTGACCACCGGCGGCACGGGCGTCACGCCGGACGACGTCACGCCGGAGGCGGTCCGCGGCCTGCTCGCGAAGCGCCTGCCGGGGTTCGGTGAGCTGTTCCGCCGGCTCTCCTACGAAGAGATCGGTACCCGCACCATCGGCTCGCGCGCGACCGCCGGGGTCGTCTCCGCGACCCCGGTGTTCTGTCTCCCCGGCTCCGAGAACGCGGTCCGGCTCGGCGTCGACGAGGTGATCCTCCCGGAGATCGGTCACCTCGTCGGACTCGCCGGGCGCGGACTCGACGAGGAGGAGAGCGGGGGAAGCGAGGAGGGTGAGACGGCGGAGGGCAGCGAAACGGCAGAGAGCGGCGACGCCTGACGCGCCGGCAGCTCAGACGGCGGTGAGGAAGTTCCGGACGAGGTCGTGGCCCGACGCGGTCAACACGCTCTCCGGGTGGAACTGGACCGCCTCGATCGGGTGGTTCCGGTGACGGATCCCCATCACGATCGGCTCGCCGTCGTGGTCCGTGGTAGCAGTGACCTCGAACGCGTCCGGCACCTCGGTCGCCGCCAGCGAGTGGTAGCGGCCTGCCCGGAACCCCTGATCGAGTCCGCGGAACACGCCCTCGCCGTCGTGCTCGACGGCGAACGCCTTCCCGTGGACCGGTTCGGGGGCGTGCCCCACCGTCCCGCCGTACTCGTGGACGGCCGCCTCCAGCCCGAGGCAGACGCCGAGCGTCGGCACCCGGCGGGAGAGGTCGCGCAACACCGGCATCGTCACGCCGACGTCGCGGTCGTTCCTCGGGTGTCCCGGGCCCGGGCTGACGATCACCGCGTCCGGGTCCGCCGACTCGATCTGGTCGAGCGACGCGGTGTTTTTGAACACCTCGACGGCGACCGGCTCGCCGTCGATCCGCTGGTCGGAGACGTACTCGACGAGGTTGTAGGTGAACGAGTCGAAGTTGTCGACGACGACGACCCTCATCGGTCCGCCTCCGAGCCGGTGGCGAGCGGGTCGGGCGCGTCGCTGTCGGTCGCGTCCCCCTCGCTCGCTCCGTCCTCGCGGATCCGATCGATCGCGGCCAACACGCCGTCCATCTTCTGT
This window harbors:
- a CDS encoding NAD(P)/FAD-dependent oxidoreductase, whose protein sequence is MSDSYVIVGDGIAGASAAETLREEAPDAEITVLTDEGESLYNRILIKEYAKGKLPEAPISIHQEDWYDEHDVDLRLNTVVVDIDIENDAVHTHEGESFEYDSLLLAIGGTPQQLPVENADADGIHHFWTFQDARRIKESVEDAEKAVIVGAGLLGIDFAAICGAQDVEAKYLMRGDSWWRYALSEEGAEIMHEAMRERGVEPVFGSGVDHFEVDDDDHVTAAVDPNGERFECDFAGVAIGLNFNTELVEDTPLAVDDGIVVDEFMRTNVDNVYAAGDITTFNDLILGERAKNGSWGSAKEQGTIAAGNMVEYGSEEFEWVSSYSITHFDFPFLSFGHPTLGDDSVEATTADGEWRRVALKDGKVVGGVLIGDLSPQSAFKQLMREGRDVSDQRDRLMEPGFSVDDLAAATEQ
- a CDS encoding molybdenum cofactor biosynthesis protein B: MTSHDDGHGDDKGHDHHGRDHGDDEGHDHHGDDDGHDHHGHDHGDDDGHDHHGHDHGDDDGHDHHGHDVDSVAVAVVTVSSSRSADEDPAGDYVAAAFETAGHEVAVRELIGDDYDSVQGTVDRLARREDTDAVVTTGGTGVTPDDVTPEAVRGLLAKRLPGFGELFRRLSYEEIGTRTIGSRATAGVVSATPVFCLPGSENAVRLGVDEVILPEIGHLVGLAGRGLDEEESGGSEEGETAEGSETAESGDA
- the trpG gene encoding anthranilate synthase component II gives rise to the protein MRVVVVDNFDSFTYNLVEYVSDQRIDGEPVAVEVFKNTASLDQIESADPDAVIVSPGPGHPRNDRDVGVTMPVLRDLSRRVPTLGVCLGLEAAVHEYGGTVGHAPEPVHGKAFAVEHDGEGVFRGLDQGFRAGRYHSLAATEVPDAFEVTATTDHDGEPIVMGIRHRNHPIEAVQFHPESVLTASGHDLVRNFLTAV